TCTCCATTAGCGGTTATTTTAATCATGGCCAGACAGCTTTTTTTCTAAGGTGTTAAAATGAATGATAAATTTTCTAAAATAGGTTTTGTATTAGCAGTAGCAGGTGGAGCTATAGGGCTTGGAAATGCTTGGAAATTTCCAACCTTAGTAGGCCAAAATGGTGGTTTTGCTTTTGTGCTTTTGTATTTGCTTTTGACTATTAGTATAGGATTTTGTGTATTTTTGGCTGAAATTGCTATGGGAAGATTAAGTCAGAGTGATCCTGTAAATGCTTATAAAAGCTTAGCAACTAAATATGCTCAAAAATGGAAATTTGCTGGATTTTTTATGCTCGGTGGAATTTTTGTATTATCTTTTTATCTTGTTATTATGGGTTGGGTTTTAAAATACATGATAACTTCGATTTATTATCTACCTAGCAATACTCAAGAAGCAGGAGCTTTATTTGGAAATTTAATACAAAATAGTATTTTAGAAAGTAGTTTGTATTTTTTAATTGCTTTTTTTCTTACCTTGTTTGTTGTTTCAAGAGGGGTTAAAAGCGGTATAGAAAAACTTAATGTTTGGATTATGCCAAGTTTGTTTATTATGCTTGTTTTAATGCTAGTATATTGTTTTTTTCAAGATGGTTTTAAGGAAGCTTTTGTTTATTTGTTTTATCCTGATTTTACCAAGCTTAGTTTAAACTCTGTTTTAACAGCTTTAGGTCTTGCTTTTTTTACTTTATGTTTAGGTATAGGTTGTATTACCACTTATGCAGCCTCTTTAAAAGACGATACAAATTTAATTACAAGTTCGGCCATAATTGTGCTTTTAAATATCAGTATAGGTTTGATGATGGGACTTATTGTATTTACTTTTATATTTAAATTTAATGCTAATCCTGCAGAAGGAGCTGGGCTTGTATTTATATCTTTAACAACTTTATTTTCTAATTTAGGTGCTATCTTTGGACATTTTTTAGCTTTTTATTTTTTCTTAGCTTTATTTTTTGCAGGGATTACTTCAGCAGTTTCTATGATAGAACCTTTTACTTTTTATCTTGTAAATGAATATAAAATTTCAAGAAAAAAAGCTTTGGTTTTTATAGGCTTTGTAGTCTTTCTTTTGGGAATGAGTTGTATTTTATCTTTTAGTGCTAATTATGGGGCTAGCTTTAGTTTTTTTGGTTTAAGTTTTTTTGATATTTTAGATAAATTAACTTCTAATTTTATGCTCCCACTTGGAGCTATTGCAAGTGCTATTTTCGTAGGATTTTTTGTGGAAAAAATAAAAATTTACAATTTATTTTCTAAGTTTATGAGTAGAAGTATTTTTGAAGTATGGTATTTTTTACTTAGATTTGTTGCACCTATTGCGATTATTATCATTATGTTAAATCAAATTTTATAAATTTATTTTTTAAGAAAGTAGAGTTATAATTGCAAAGATGTAAAAATAAGGAAAAATTATGGCTAAAAAGTTAATTGATGTGATGGATACCACATTTAGGGATGGTTTTCAATCTGTTTATGGTGCTAGAGTTTTAATGAATGATTTTTTTCCTGCCCTAGAAGCAGCTAAAGAAGCAGATATTAAGCATTTTGAATTTGGTGGTGGAGCTAGATTCCAAAGTCTATTTTTTTATTTGAATGAAAATGCTTTTGAAATGATGGACAAATTTAGAGCCATCGTTGGAAAAGATGCAAATTTACAAACTCTTGCAAGAGGGGTTAATAC
This genomic window from Campylobacter lari contains:
- a CDS encoding sodium-dependent transporter → MNDKFSKIGFVLAVAGGAIGLGNAWKFPTLVGQNGGFAFVLLYLLLTISIGFCVFLAEIAMGRLSQSDPVNAYKSLATKYAQKWKFAGFFMLGGIFVLSFYLVIMGWVLKYMITSIYYLPSNTQEAGALFGNLIQNSILESSLYFLIAFFLTLFVVSRGVKSGIEKLNVWIMPSLFIMLVLMLVYCFFQDGFKEAFVYLFYPDFTKLSLNSVLTALGLAFFTLCLGIGCITTYAASLKDDTNLITSSAIIVLLNISIGLMMGLIVFTFIFKFNANPAEGAGLVFISLTTLFSNLGAIFGHFLAFYFFLALFFAGITSAVSMIEPFTFYLVNEYKISRKKALVFIGFVVFLLGMSCILSFSANYGASFSFFGLSFFDILDKLTSNFMLPLGAIASAIFVGFFVEKIKIYNLFSKFMSRSIFEVWYFLLRFVAPIAIIIIMLNQIL